GGTTACCGATGCAAAAGTCGCAATAGGTCAAATTGGCATCGAAAATTGCCGATTACTTTTTCCGGTGCTGATGGCGAGGCCGATGCTCAAATGGTCTGATGCGAATACTAAGTTAATTGCCCCCAAAATGTGGCAGCATATGATAGTCACCGCGAATGTTACTCGAATGCGTTTGTCTGACGCTGGTTTTAAAGAACCAGATGTTGGAATACTTCTTGGCGTATTAAGAACCGTTGGCCAGTTTTTAATTGCTAATCATTTTACTCATACGTTCGAAGATGCGTTAGTCGAAACGATGATTAAGTATCGTGAGCAGGACAAACGCGAAGAGTACTATGCCTGTGCAGAAGTAATGGCGAATATATCTTTTCTACCCAAAGTCATTCATGAGCTTGAAGCTCAGTTGTCGCAACGCGTTTTAGACTCATTAGATTGGTCACCCAACTCAGTGTTTGTTAAAACAGCTGTACAGGAAGATTTAGATAAGGTGCCAGTCGAAAATAGAAATATCGCCGGCGCGGCTTTAGCGCAAGCTCGCGCGTATTCCATTTATGACGGTCTGAATCAGAGCAATGCCTTTGTGGAGAAGCACAAGCCGTATTGGTTTGCTCGTGTACAGATGCCAGGATCTGCACTAAAAGAAATCCAAGCCCGTGTTCCCGGACGCCTCATGTTGTCTAAATAGCTCACGTGTTATTCAATTAGAGCGTTTGAAACGTAGTGGAAAGCTCATATGGAAAAAGTTTAACGGGCTAGGTTTAACAGGTATTTCAATGGCTTGCGGAGCATTGGCGTTGCTAATAAGTGACCCTGTAATGCCATTATCTCAGTGCGCATTATGTATATTATGTTAAATAAAGGATCATTCTAATCTTATATGCCTGCACTTTTCTCTCATAACGACACGACGATCGCAATTGAACATAACCGATTTACCATAAAATCCATAATATAGAACAAAACAATCTGCGTTTGTTTTGTTCTATATTAAGCTCAAGCGTTTCTGCTAAGATTCATCGCGGTGGAATGTTTGGATAACACTCTCTAGTTCATGCTTTCTGACAGGTTTTGCGATAAAACTATCCATTCCAGATTCCAAGCAATCTTGACGGTCACTTTCTAGAGCGTGTGCTGTTAGTGCGACAATAGGCACTTGAAAACCGTTGCTTCTAAGTGTGCGTGTGGCTGTTAGTCCGTCCATGACTGGCATCGAGACATCCATGAGTACCATATCTAGCGACACTTCATCTCGTCCAATAAATTCAATGGCTTCACTCCCATTGTTTGCCATGAATACCTTATGTCCTAACTTAGACAGAAGCAACTTAATGACCATTTGATTAGATTGGGTGTCTTCAACGACAAGTATGTTCAAGATCTTATTGAACGGCTCAGTCTTAGTGACGTTACCACTCTTGCTCCGTCTTAGCTCTTTGACTGGTAAACGGACTAAAAACTCAGATCCTTTTCCAAACTCACTAGAAACTGAGATAGTTCCAGACATTAATTCTACAAGATGCTTGGTGATTGCGAGGCCCAAACCTGTGCCGCCAAACTTACGTGTGATTGAGCTATCCGCCTGTTTAAATGCGACAAATAGTGATGAAATTTTATCTTCTTCTATACCAATACCAGTATCTCTGACGGTCAATACCAGATTATTTCTCTCGACAGCTAAACGAATATGTATTTCACCAGTTTGAGTAAATTTGACTGCATTGCCCACTAGATTGAATAGAATCTGCGAAATACGTATTGGGTCAAGCCAATAATCCTTATGCGGGTCAAAGAGCAAACTGTAGTGAAAACTGAGTCCTTTGTTTTCTGCTAGTTGCTGTTGCTGCTTCAACACAGAAGTTGCAGTGTCACTTAAATTGGTCCATTGTTCTAATAAAGAAAAGTTACCTGATTCGATCTTGGATATATCTAGTATGTCGCTGATGAGTGCCAACAAGAGCTCTGCGGAGTTTTCCATTTGTTGTACAACTTCGCTTTGATATTTAGAAATCCCGGAATCCTTAAGTAGATCGAGCATGCCCAAAACGGAGTTAAGTGGAGTTCGGAGCTCGTGACTCATCATGGCAAGAAACTCGGATTTGGCCTTATTGGCTCGCTCTGATTCTTCTCGCGCCACAGCCAGTTCGTGAGTTCTAGCTTCTACGATACGTTGTAACTTTTCTTTGTGTTCAATATCAATAACAGCGCGTTCGACTAAGGGTAAAAAACGTTTCAGCGTTTCCTTTGACTCAATGCTAAACTGCCCTGACCTGTTCCCAACGAGTAGAATGACGGACTGCGTCACTTCTGCGTCTATGCCTGTTAATAACACGGAGCCGATGTGAGTTTGAATGAAGCTGTTAATGTTTTGGAATTCATTGGCTTTATAAGGCTCAAACAGCAGGATACATTCACCGCCTAAAGCGCGGTTGAATCTGTCGCCCTCAGACCATGTGATGTGAGCAAAAACTCGATTGGTGGTCAGTAGTGTTGAAAATGAGGGTTCTTCGCGATGGCGAGAAAGTACAATAAAATCATCAAAATCTATGTATTTTTTCAACACGCGTTTTAAGCCGGAAAATATTTCATGGCGATTTTTAGCTTCACTCATGGCGGAGATAGCGCTAAGAATGGCTTTATTCTCTTCTGCCAATCTCTTCTCACGTTCCCTACTCTCTTTTAGTTCAGCCAGCGCTTCTTGCAGCTCTTCTTTGATAAAGGTGTTTTCGATTTTATGCGTCATGTGGTGAATGGAAGATAGCCGAGGAGATCATTAAATTGCCATGACCATTTTCTCCGCCTATAAATCTTCCTTGCTCCCCAAAAGTAAAAGGACAAATAAAGGGTTTGCCATTGAGCTCATCGGCTAACTGTGTGAGTACGGCATCAATATCTTGGCGAATTTGGATCATTGAACCTGCACAGAAGATGTTAATTACGCCAATCTTGTTGGAGTCTTCCAGCTTTTGCCAAAATGCCGCATTGACGACACGTGCAGCTCGGCGTATCAGTTGCTCTTTGCAACCTCGCATCAGATAAAGTCTATCGCCTTCGTCTATCTTTGAAAACAGCTCAATCCCCCCTTGCTCTGTCTCGCGAATGGGATGGGAAAGGATAAAATAAGGATGATCATAAAGATGACCAGCGATGCGCCCTAACGGATATGCGGTTGCCACATCGAAGATAATGTTATGCGTTTCATTTTCCTTGAAATGAAGCTTTGCCCACTCTTTATAAACGCTAGCCGCGGGGAGATTGTCAATTTCAATCAGTTCTCGCCCGTGAACTTTGGTTGCTTTTCCTGTTACCTCTGTTGGAATATGACCCGCACTAAATCCGGTGTAGATGGATTGAGATGAAAAGAAAACCGTCAAACTAATCCCATTTCTGCTCGTGCCCTGAGAGGTAAAAAGAGACCAGGCTCCTTTGATTTGATTATCTGCTGCACTCCCTCCAATGATGGGCACCAGAGTTCCAAAGTATTGATCTAAAGCTTGAATGATTTCTTCTTCATTACCTGGCGTTGAATGCAAAAGGATGAGGCTAGGCACTTCACTCTGTCGATTGGCATGACAGAGCGCCATTTCAAGCACCTGTTGAACATTGTGATCAACCATCTGCGGAAGGTTTGCTTCCACAGAGATTCCCGTGCCGTAGGCATTGCTCAAGCCACTGTCAAATATCGCGAATACACCCACCACTGGACCAGGATGAAAACCATGTTCTGTCATGATGGCTTGACATGAGCTTGAGCCATGAAATGGGATGCCAGGAAACTGAGTCTTAAATGCGTGTTGCAACTTATCGCAACAATACTCTTCTGTGTAATAGCAAATAAGCATTGCAAGATGCTTGTTACTGATTTTCATGCGAAACTCGCTAATCGCTTTCGTTTCATCAAGCTCATGGCTAAACACAGTCTGACAACGCATTTTCTAATTTATGATTTTGTAAATTGATCTCCTTTATACCACTACTTCTATTGATTGCTAAGAGTGATGAGGATTTTGGAATTAAAATTTCGCGTGTTGTGTCAGATTTATCTATATAAAACCTTGGCAATAGTAACGTCTTTATTACGGATGTAGAACGTGACAGGATAGCTTTGAGTGCTTAGAAGAATACTTTCTTCATCACGAGTTATAGAATACTGTTTTTGATTTAAATCAATTTTTAAAGTGCCATTTTTGGGCAGTTGAATGCGTATACCATCACTTTCTCGCCTTATTTCTAACTTTTCTTGAGAAATTGTTAATTCACATGGTTGGCTTTGTGAACAATCCAGCATTTGTAGTGACTCATATTTCAATGTGCGCCAGATAAATGCGATGACTAATACTGTCAGGATGAGCAATATTTGTGCGAGCCTTGCCTTTGTTAACTTTTGCGCCGCCATTTTTACCGTTTTCCTTGTTACAAACTTCAAAGTTTTTAAATAAAAGAGCAATTCCCGAGCATCAGTAAGGTTACTACTCTGTCATTGATTTGTTAATTCAAGTATAGTTACAGGCTGAAAATGCCACTTTTCTTTAAAGTCGGCAAGGGAAATAACGTCATGAAATGACTTAGTTTCTTGAGCTGGTTTGGGTGGCGTTACGACGCAAGTCGTGTTGGAAGTAAAGTGTAGTTAATTAGAAATTGGAAGCATGCAAATGAGCCAAGAAAAGCAGCTTGAACAAAACTACAACTATACAGTCGTTCGCCAGTTTACCCTAGTGACCATTCTATGGGGTATTGTTGGTATGGCTGTTGGTGTTTTGATTGCCGCTCAGTTAGTATGGCCACAGCTTAACTTTGATACGCCGTGGTTGACGTACAGTCGTTTACGTCCATTGCATACTAACGCGGTAATTTTCGCGTTTGGTACTAGCGCCCTGTTCGCAACATCCTATTATGTTGTACAGCGCACCTGTCAAACTCGTCTCTTCGGTGGACCTTTGGTTGCCTTTACCTTTTGGGGTTGGCAGGCGATCATCCTCTCTGCAGCGATTACTCTGCCTCTCGGTCTAACATCGGGTAAAGAGTATGCGGAGTTAGAATGGCCTATCGACATCGCGATCGCGGCGGTATGGGTTTCTTATGCTGTGGTGTTCTTCGGAACATTAATCAAACGTAAGACCTCTCATATTTACGTGGCGAACTGGTTCTTTGGAGCCTTTATTATCACTGTTGCCGTTCTGCACATTGTGAACAGTATGGCGATTCCTGTCTCTTTGGGTAAATCATACTCGATTTATTCTGGCGCAGTGGATGCTATGGTGCAGTGGTGGTATGGTCATAACGCGGTAGGTTTCCTACTTACAGCTGGCTTCTTAGGTATGATGTACTACTTCGTTCCTAAACAAGCTGAACGTCCTGTTTATTCTTACCGTTTGTCTATCGTTCACTTTTGGGCGCTCGTTTCTCTTTATATCTGGGCTGGTCCTCACCACTTGCACTACACTGCTCTACCAGACTGGACTCAGTCTTTGGGCATGGTGATGTCGCTTGTGTTATTTGCTCCGTCTTGGGGTGGTATGATTAACGGTATCATGACACTTTCTGGTGCATGGCATAAGCTACGTTACGATCCTATCCTGCGTTTCTTGATTGTGTCTCTTTCCTTCTATGGCATGTCTACCTTTGAAGGCCCGATGATGTCGATTAAGACTGTCAACGCGCTATCACACTACACAGACTGGACCATCGGTCACGTTCACTCAGGTGCGTTGGGCTGGGTTGCCATGGTTTCTATCGGTTCTGTTTACCACTTGATCCCACGTTTGTTTGGTCAAGAACGTATGTACTCTGTTGGTCTGATCAACGTTCACTTCTGGTTAGCGACAATTGGTACTGTTCTGTACATCGTAGCGATGTGGATATCTGGCGTAATGCAAGGTCTGATGTGGCGTGCAGTGAACTCTGATGGTACGTTGACTTACAGTTTCGTTGAATCTGTATCAGCGTCTTACCCATTCTACTTTGTACGTTTCCTAGGTGGTTTCATCTTCCTAACTGGTATGTTCTTGATGGCCTACAATACGTACAAAACTGTCAGTGCACCAAAACATAGCTTGAAAGCTATTCCACAACCGGCATAAGGAGATTGAAGAATGAGTTCAAATTCTAATAATCGCCACGAAATCATTGAACGTAATGTCGGTTTGTTGGCTATTTTTATCGTTTTTGCAATTAGTTGGGGAGCACTTGTTGAAATCACTCCACTGATATTCCAAAAACAAACCACAGAGCCTGTAGAAAATCTACGCGCTTACTCTGCCCTAGAGATGGAAGGTCGTGATATTTACATCCGTGAAGGTTGTAACGTATGTCATAGCCAGATGGTTCGTCCTTTCCGCTCTGAAACAGAACGCTATGGTCACTACTCTGTCGCTGGCGAGAGTGTGTGGGAGCATCCATTCCTATGGGGCTCTAAGCGCACTGGTCCAGATTTAGCCCGCGTAGGTGGTCGTTATTCGGACGAATGGCACCGTGTCCACTTACTGGACCCTCGTGAACTGGTACCTGAATCAAATATGCCGGGTTTTCCTTGGCTAGCTGAGAATGTACTGGATGGCAAATTAACTCAGAAGAAGCTGGAGTTGTTCCGCAATCAATTCGGCGTGCCATACACCGATGAGCAAATCGCCAACGCTGGCAAAGATGTTGAAGGAAAAACAGAGATGGACGCTGTCATCGCTTACCTTCAGTCTTTGGGTCATGCAATGAAATAAGGGGGTTGTTATGGATTTCGGTACAATTCACAGTATTTATACTGTCGTACTTTTTGTCAGTTTTATTGGTATCGTCGTCTGGGCTTACAGCAAAAAACGTAAGGCCAGTTTTGATGAAGCAGCCAATTTAGTATTTGCTGATGAAGAGAAATCTAGCCCTAATCAACAAGGAGTTACGAAGTAATGACTACATTCTGGAGTCTCTGGATTATCGTGATTACTGTCGGTACGCTTGTGGGCTGTGCTGTACTTCTTTTCTGGTGTGCCAAAGATAAAATGGGCGTCGAAGAAGGTGCAGATATGGGCCACGAGTACGATGGTATTCGCGAGCTGAACAATCCGCTACCAAAGTGGTGGACTTATCTTTTCATCAGTACGTTTGTTTTTGCTGCGGTGTACTTGACGCTATTCCCTGGCTTGGGAAGCTTCAAAGGGGTACTTGGGTGGCAAAGTTCAGACCAAACCGTCCGTACGGTTGCAGAGTACAAAGAAGCCATCGCGTCAGCACAACAAAACAAGCAGCTAAACCAGTATGCCAAAGAGCTTGATGATGCTAACACCTACTTTGGTGAAGCGTTTCGTAGTCTTGCGTACAACGGCAGTGCTTTGCGTTCTATCCCTGAAATTGCAGCAAATGAAGAAGCAACTAAAGTTGGTCAACGTTTGTTCTTGCAAAACTGTTCACAGTGCCATGGTTCAGATGCGCGTGGTCAAAAAGGTTTTCCTAACCTAACTGATAACGCGTGGTTGTATGGTGGTGAGCCTCAAGCCATCGTTACAACTATCATGCATGGCCGTGTTGGTCAGATGCCAGGTTGGAAAGACGCGCTGGGTGAGCAAGGGGTTCAGGAAGTTGTTAGCTACGTTCTGAGCTTATCGGGTCGCTCGGTAAATGCTCGCGAAGCCGAAGCAGGTAAATCTCGTTTTGTCGTTTGTGCTGCATGTCATGGTACCGATGGAAAAGGTAACCCTGCTGTTGGTGCACCAGATTTGACAGACAAGGACTGGCTATTTGGTGATTCGCGCGCAGATGTGACAGAAACCGTCATGAATGGCCGTTCTGGCGTAATGCCAGCCTGGAAAGATATTCTAGGTGAAGACAAAGTTCAACTGGTTGCTGCTTACGTTTGGAGCCTGAGCAACACTGAAAATAATAAGTAACATTTCAATAACAGCCCCTTCTTCAGGGGCTGTCTTTCCTTTAAATTAAAGCCCTTACGTTTCATTTTGTTGTTGAG
This Vibrio navarrensis DNA region includes the following protein-coding sequences:
- a CDS encoding HDOD domain-containing protein, with amino-acid sequence MLLANRRYTKEAVDIAEQVANEVEVRHAKWLVSIKYLLDQSNVDSLLSLQGRYCDDVIFSENERITRNQRILLECEQARVKEKRERVQDRQNTLKRVVADVSRHTEHLLVKKLLSNPIDKLFNGIPHFDHLASFAYSPSLSFSKLSTLTTLSHQLSSSVVDLVSNPKFCERIGKAAKGVTDAKVAIGQIGIENCRLLFPVLMARPMLKWSDANTKLIAPKMWQHMIVTANVTRMRLSDAGFKEPDVGILLGVLRTVGQFLIANHFTHTFEDALVETMIKYREQDKREEYYACAEVMANISFLPKVIHELEAQLSQRVLDSLDWSPNSVFVKTAVQEDLDKVPVENRNIAGAALAQARAYSIYDGLNQSNAFVEKHKPYWFARVQMPGSALKEIQARVPGRLMLSK
- a CDS encoding ATP-binding protein, which encodes MTHKIENTFIKEELQEALAELKESREREKRLAEENKAILSAISAMSEAKNRHEIFSGLKRVLKKYIDFDDFIVLSRHREEPSFSTLLTTNRVFAHITWSEGDRFNRALGGECILLFEPYKANEFQNINSFIQTHIGSVLLTGIDAEVTQSVILLVGNRSGQFSIESKETLKRFLPLVERAVIDIEHKEKLQRIVEARTHELAVAREESERANKAKSEFLAMMSHELRTPLNSVLGMLDLLKDSGISKYQSEVVQQMENSAELLLALISDILDISKIESGNFSLLEQWTNLSDTATSVLKQQQQLAENKGLSFHYSLLFDPHKDYWLDPIRISQILFNLVGNAVKFTQTGEIHIRLAVERNNLVLTVRDTGIGIEEDKISSLFVAFKQADSSITRKFGGTGLGLAITKHLVELMSGTISVSSEFGKGSEFLVRLPVKELRRSKSGNVTKTEPFNKILNILVVEDTQSNQMVIKLLLSKLGHKVFMANNGSEAIEFIGRDEVSLDMVLMDVSMPVMDGLTATRTLRSNGFQVPIVALTAHALESDRQDCLESGMDSFIAKPVRKHELESVIQTFHRDES
- a CDS encoding FIST signal transduction protein, whose translation is MRCQTVFSHELDETKAISEFRMKISNKHLAMLICYYTEEYCCDKLQHAFKTQFPGIPFHGSSSCQAIMTEHGFHPGPVVGVFAIFDSGLSNAYGTGISVEANLPQMVDHNVQQVLEMALCHANRQSEVPSLILLHSTPGNEEEIIQALDQYFGTLVPIIGGSAADNQIKGAWSLFTSQGTSRNGISLTVFFSSQSIYTGFSAGHIPTEVTGKATKVHGRELIEIDNLPAASVYKEWAKLHFKENETHNIIFDVATAYPLGRIAGHLYDHPYFILSHPIRETEQGGIELFSKIDEGDRLYLMRGCKEQLIRRAARVVNAAFWQKLEDSNKIGVINIFCAGSMIQIRQDIDAVLTQLADELNGKPFICPFTFGEQGRFIGGENGHGNLMISSAIFHSPHDA
- the ccoN gene encoding cytochrome-c oxidase, cbb3-type subunit I, with translation MSQEKQLEQNYNYTVVRQFTLVTILWGIVGMAVGVLIAAQLVWPQLNFDTPWLTYSRLRPLHTNAVIFAFGTSALFATSYYVVQRTCQTRLFGGPLVAFTFWGWQAIILSAAITLPLGLTSGKEYAELEWPIDIAIAAVWVSYAVVFFGTLIKRKTSHIYVANWFFGAFIITVAVLHIVNSMAIPVSLGKSYSIYSGAVDAMVQWWYGHNAVGFLLTAGFLGMMYYFVPKQAERPVYSYRLSIVHFWALVSLYIWAGPHHLHYTALPDWTQSLGMVMSLVLFAPSWGGMINGIMTLSGAWHKLRYDPILRFLIVSLSFYGMSTFEGPMMSIKTVNALSHYTDWTIGHVHSGALGWVAMVSIGSVYHLIPRLFGQERMYSVGLINVHFWLATIGTVLYIVAMWISGVMQGLMWRAVNSDGTLTYSFVESVSASYPFYFVRFLGGFIFLTGMFLMAYNTYKTVSAPKHSLKAIPQPA
- the ccoO gene encoding cytochrome-c oxidase, cbb3-type subunit II — encoded protein: MSSNSNNRHEIIERNVGLLAIFIVFAISWGALVEITPLIFQKQTTEPVENLRAYSALEMEGRDIYIREGCNVCHSQMVRPFRSETERYGHYSVAGESVWEHPFLWGSKRTGPDLARVGGRYSDEWHRVHLLDPRELVPESNMPGFPWLAENVLDGKLTQKKLELFRNQFGVPYTDEQIANAGKDVEGKTEMDAVIAYLQSLGHAMK
- a CDS encoding CcoQ/FixQ family Cbb3-type cytochrome c oxidase assembly chaperone — encoded protein: MDFGTIHSIYTVVLFVSFIGIVVWAYSKKRKASFDEAANLVFADEEKSSPNQQGVTK
- the ccoP gene encoding cytochrome-c oxidase, cbb3-type subunit III, which gives rise to MTTFWSLWIIVITVGTLVGCAVLLFWCAKDKMGVEEGADMGHEYDGIRELNNPLPKWWTYLFISTFVFAAVYLTLFPGLGSFKGVLGWQSSDQTVRTVAEYKEAIASAQQNKQLNQYAKELDDANTYFGEAFRSLAYNGSALRSIPEIAANEEATKVGQRLFLQNCSQCHGSDARGQKGFPNLTDNAWLYGGEPQAIVTTIMHGRVGQMPGWKDALGEQGVQEVVSYVLSLSGRSVNAREAEAGKSRFVVCAACHGTDGKGNPAVGAPDLTDKDWLFGDSRADVTETVMNGRSGVMPAWKDILGEDKVQLVAAYVWSLSNTENNK